Within Sorangiineae bacterium MSr11367, the genomic segment ACCCGCAATTCGCGCGAAATCCCGATTTCGTTGCCATGTTCCTCGACGAGGGGCGGGTGGCTGCGCGCGTGCGTCATCCCAACGTGCTGCCCACGTTGGACATCGTGGTGACAGACAACGAGCTTTTCCTCATCATGGAATACGTGCACGGCGAATCGCTCGCACGGCTCGTGCGCCGTTCGCGCGAGCGCGGGTATCCGCCGCCGCTGCGCGTCGTGGGCAGCATCATGAGCGGCGTGTTGCACGGTCTTCACGCAGCGCACGAAGCGCGCGATGAACACGGCGAATTGCTCGGCCTCGTGCACCGTGACGTCTCACCGCAGAATGTCCTCGTGGGGTGCGATGGCATTGCGCGCCTTCTCGACTTTGGCGTCGCCAAGGCCGCGGGCCGCGTGCAGACATCGATTTCGGGGCAGCTCAAGGGCAAGCTTTCGTACATGCCGCCGGAGTTGTTCCGCGGCGAGACATCGCGCCAAACGGATGTGTACGCGGCGGCGGTGGTGCTCTGGGAGCTCCTTACCGGCAATCGTCTGTTCAAAGGCGACAACGAGGCCATGGTCATTGACCAGATCCTCAACCGTCCGGTGGCACCCCCCAGCACCCTCATGGTGAAGGGCCACATGTCCGCGCAAACGAGCGGCGCGCTGGACAAAGTCACGTTGCGCGGGCTCGATCGCGATCCGACGCGTCGTTATTCCACGGCACGGGAGATGGCCGTCGCGTTGGAGCGAGCCATCGGCGTCGCCTCGTCGTCCGAGGTTGGCGAATGGGTCGAGGCGGTCGCGCAAAATGAATTGCATCGCCGGGCCGCGCGGCTCGCCGCCTTGGAGAAGAGCAAGCCTTCCACCGAGGAGCTGGACGCGGCGCCCGAGACGAACATGGGGCCGATCCCCGGGACGGAGCTGGCCGCGCACACGGGGTCTCAAGTTTTCCTGCGCCGCACGCTACCCGATGCGGACGTCTCGTTCGTTCCCACGCCCGTGCCCGTGAGTCACCCAGAGAGCCATGCGCGACTTGCGGTGGACTCGGACAGCGATGATCCGTGGCTCGAGTATTCGCGTGCGCGCCGGCGGCGCAACGCCTTCATTCTTGCGGTGGTGGCCTTGGGGTCGGTGGCCGCGCTCATGGTGTTGATCGTGGTGTGGCGCGCGCGTGGCGGTTCCTTGTCGCCCAAGCCCGCGCCGCAGGCCGCGGCCATCGCGTCGGCGCCACAGGCTCCATCGGCGTCGCATCGTGCATCGGCGGCGGCACCTGCGGAGACGGCCGCGCCGGTACCGGCCATCGAGGCGCGGGCCATCGTACCCACGGAGAGCGACGCCGGTATGCGTGCCTCTCCGAAGAAGGTGACCCCCGCGCCCCCGAGTCACAAGCGCGCTCCGACGCCGATTGCCATGCCGGCGCCGCCGGCCACTCCGCCGCAAGGAAGCGCGGCCACCTGCGATCCGCCCTTCGTCGTCGATGCGGCGGGGCACAAACAATACAAACGCGAATGCCTATGACGATGACGAAAAGGTCCGTTCTGGTGAGTGCGCTCGGATGCATCGCGTGCCTGTTCGCACCGTCCGCCGCCGCACAATCGAAAGAGCAATGCGCGGCCGCCGCGGAGCAGGGGCAAAAGCTGCGCGATGAAAAGAAGCTCGTCGAGACGCGGGGCAAGTTCCTCCTTTGCGCGAGCGAGTCCTGCCCGGCCGTCGTGCGGAAGGACTGCGTGAATTGGCTGTCGGACGTCGATTCGCGCACCCCCTCCGTGGTCTTTCGAGCGCAGACCGCGGGAGCGCGCACCCTCTCGGCCGTGCGTGTCATCGTCGACGGCCAGCGGCTGATCGAGGGGCTCGACGGCCGCGCCATCTCGATGGATCCCGGAATGCACAAGGTGCGTTTCGAGAGCGAGGGGCGCGCGCCGGTGGAGCAAACGGTGGTGATCAACGAGCGGGAGCGAAACCGCGCGGTGATGGCGACGTTCGAGGACGAGGCGGCATCCTCCGAGCGAGGCAGCTCTCGCGAGCGCGATTCGTCTGCGTCGTCGGTGCCCCCACCCCCCGCCGGATCGTCCGGGGGTGGTGGCCGAACGGCGGCGTTCATCTTGGGGGGCGTGGGGTTGCTCGCCGCCGGGGGCGCGGTCTACTTCGGAATCACCGGGTTGCAGGAGACGCGCGACTACCACGACGGTTGCGCCAAAACGAAGAACTGCGCTGGCTCCGATGTCGACGGCACGCGGACCAAGCTTCTCCTCGCAGACATCGGAGGTGGCGTCGCCTTGGTCAGCCTAGGCGTGGCTACTTATTTGTTTATCCGATCCGGATCGACACCGAAAAACGAAGCGCGCAATACCCCACACATCGCACTAAGCCCGATTCGAGGTGGCGCGATGGCCGGGATTGACGGCGCTTGGTAGGTGCCTACTTACTGTTGGCCGCGTTGAAGTGAGCGCGAATGCGCTCCGGCGAGAGCGCGTGGTCATAAATAGCGATTTCGTCGAGTGAGCCTTCGAAGGCATCATCGCCTCCCGAGTTGCTTCCGAACGAGAGGGTTCCGTCCGTGGAGATCATGCTCAGGCTGAAGTTTGCACTCTTCACCTCGGAGCCATTGAAGAAGATGCGGCCTTTCGTGCCGTCGAAGGTGGCCGCGACATGCGCAAATTTCGTGCTGGCCGCTGCGGCGTAGCTCACCGACTCGGAGACGTCGCCCAGCTTTCGAGAATAGATCCAG encodes:
- a CDS encoding serine/threonine protein kinase, translating into MPTATLTPTPIPSPIQIAKRYALHAEIASGGMAAVHFGRWYGPMGFARVVAIKRLHPQFARNPDFVAMFLDEGRVAARVRHPNVLPTLDIVVTDNELFLIMEYVHGESLARLVRRSRERGYPPPLRVVGSIMSGVLHGLHAAHEARDEHGELLGLVHRDVSPQNVLVGCDGIARLLDFGVAKAAGRVQTSISGQLKGKLSYMPPELFRGETSRQTDVYAAAVVLWELLTGNRLFKGDNEAMVIDQILNRPVAPPSTLMVKGHMSAQTSGALDKVTLRGLDRDPTRRYSTAREMAVALERAIGVASSSEVGEWVEAVAQNELHRRAARLAALEKSKPSTEELDAAPETNMGPIPGTELAAHTGSQVFLRRTLPDADVSFVPTPVPVSHPESHARLAVDSDSDDPWLEYSRARRRRNAFILAVVALGSVAALMVLIVVWRARGGSLSPKPAPQAAAIASAPQAPSASHRASAAAPAETAAPVPAIEARAIVPTESDAGMRASPKKVTPAPPSHKRAPTPIAMPAPPATPPQGSAATCDPPFVVDAAGHKQYKRECL